One stretch of Bos indicus x Bos taurus breed Angus x Brahman F1 hybrid chromosome 22, Bos_hybrid_MaternalHap_v2.0, whole genome shotgun sequence DNA includes these proteins:
- the CCRL2 gene encoding C-C chemokine receptor-like 2: MANYTSAPEDDYDVFIEDDLSDDEIEPCTPYDPKILSAQLVPYLYTTVFMVGLLDNILVVFILVKYKGLRQAENMSFLNLALSNLGFLLTLPFWAYAASHGEGFDDPLCKILLLLYSIGLYSEAFFNVLLTVQRYKEFFHVRRRFSACRTVAGSIFISVLVWVTATLVTLPELVSYKPQMQSQKYKCFFTGLHFLPADETFWKHFLTLKMNILGFLLPLFAFVYCYVRMRKTLQFRERNYGLFKLVFTIMAVFLLMWGPYNIVLFLSAFNEHFSLHGCGSSYNLNKSVQITRIIAATHCCVNPLLYVFLDKAFRKHLCHLFYLCSDTAPQPTEEPAQGASGEEYHLSS; encoded by the coding sequence ATGGCTAATTACACGTCAGCACCAGAGGATGACTACGATGTCTTCATAGAGGATGATCTGAGTGATGACGAAATAGAACCATGCACCCCATACGACCCCAAGATTCTCTCGGCCCAGCTGGTGCCTTACCTCTACACCACGGTGTTCATGGTTGGCCTCCTGGACAATATCTTGGTTGTGTTTATCCTGGTAAAATATAAAGGACTCAGGCAAGCAGAAAACATGTCTTTCCTCAATTTGGCACTTTCGAACTTGGGTTTCTTGCTCACTCTGCCATTCTGGGCTTACGCAGCCTCTCATGGGGAGGGCTTTGATGACCCTCTGTGTAAAATTCTCCTGTTGCTCTACTCCATAGGCCTGTACAGTGAGGCATTTTTCAATGTCCTTCTGACTGTGCAAAGGTACAAGGAGTTTTTCCATGTGAGAAGGCGTTTCTCGGCCTGCAGGACTGTGGCCGGCAGCATCTTCATAAGTGTTCTAGTGTGGGTCACAGCCACTCTGGTCACTTTGCCTGAACTTGTTTCTTACAAACCTCAGATGCAAAGCCAGAAATACAAGTGCTTCTTTACTGGACTTCACTTCTTACCAGCCGATGAGACATTCTGGAAGCATTTTCTGACCTTAAAGATGAATATTTTGGGATTTCTTTTGCCACTGTTTGCTTTTGTATATTGCTACGTGCGAATGAGGAAAACACTCCAGTTCAGGGAGAGGAACTATGGCCTTTTCAAGCTTGTTTTCACCATAATGGCAGTTTTCCTTCTGATGTGGGGACCCTACAATATTGTACTTTTCCTGTCTGCTTTCAATGAACACTTCTCCCTGCATGGCTGTGGGAGTAGTTACAACCTGAACAAAAGCGTTCAGATCACGAGAATCATCGCCGCCACCCACTGCTGCGTCAACCCTCTCCTCTACGTGTTTCTTGACAAGGCATTTAGGAAACACCTCTGCCACCTTTTCTACCTGTGTAGTGACACTGCACCTCAGCCCACTGAGGAACCTGCCCAAGGCGCCTCAGGGGAAGAATATCACCTTTCTAGCTAA
- the LTF gene encoding lactotransferrin isoform X1: MKLFVPALLSLGALGLCLAAPRKNVRWCTISQPEWFKCRRWQWRMKKLGAPSITCVRRAFALECIRAIAEKKADAVTLDGGMVFEAGRDPYKLRPVAAEIYGTKESPQTHYYAVAVVKKGSNFQLDQLQGRKSCHTGLGRSAGWVIPMGILRPYLSWTESLEPLQGAVAKFFSASCVPCIDRQAYPNLCQLCKGEGENQCACSSREPYFGYSGAFKCLQDGAGDVAFVKETTVFENLPEKADRDQYELLCLNNSRAPVDAFKECHLAQVPSHAVVARSVDGKEDLIWKLLSKAQEKFGKNKSRSFQLFGSPPGQRDLLFKDSALGFLRIPSKVDSALYLGSRYLTTLKNLRETAEEVKARYTRVVWCAVGPEEQKKCQQWSQQSGQNVTCATASTTDDCIVLVLKGEADALNLDGGYIYTAGKCGLVPVLAENRKSSKHSSLDCVLRPTEGYLAVAVVKKANEGLTWNSLKDKKSCHTAVDRTAGWNIPMGLIVNQTGSCAFDEFFSQSCAPGADPKSRLCALCAGDDQGLDKCVPNTKEKYYGYNGAFRCLAEDVGDVAFVKNDTVWENTNGESTADWAKNLNREDFRLLCLDGSRKPVTEAQSCHLAVAPNHAVVSRSDRAAHVEQVLLRQQALFGKNGKNCPDKFCLFKSETKNLLFNDNTECLAKLGGRPTYEEYLGTEYVTAIANLKKCSTSPLLEACAFLTR; this comes from the exons ATGAAGCTCTTCGTCCCCGCCCTGCTGTCCCTTGGAGCCCTTG GACTGTGTCTGGCTGCCCCGAGGAAAAACGTTCGATGGTGTACCATCTCCCAACCTGAGTGGTTCAAATGCCGCCGATGGCAGTGGAGGATGAAGAAGCTGGGTGCTCCCTCTATCACCTGTGTGAGGAGGGCCTTTGCCTTGGAATGTATCCGGGCCATCGCG GAGAAAAAGGCGGATGCTGTGACCCTGGATGGTGGCATGGTGTTTGAGGCGGGCCGGGACCCCTACAAACTGCGGCCAGTAGCAGCAGAGATCTATGGGACGAAAGAGT CTCCCCAAACCCACTATTATGCTGTGGCCGTCGTGAAGAAGGGCAGCAACTTTCAGCTGGACCAGCTGCAAGGCCGGAAGTCCTGCCATACGGGCCTTGGCAGGTCCGCTGGGTGGGTCATCCCTATGGGAATCCTTCGCCCGTACTTGAGCTGGACAGAGTCACTCGAGCCCCTCCAGGGAG CTGTGGCTAAATTCTTCTCTGCcagctgtgttccctgcattgataGACAAGCATACCCCAACCTGTGTCAACTGtgcaagggggagggggagaaccAGTGTGCCTGCTCCTCCCGGGAACCATACTTCGGTTATTCTGGTGCCTTCAA GTGTCTGCAGGACGGGGCTGGAGACGTGGCTTTTGTTAAAGAGACGACAGTGTTTG agAACTTGCCAGAGAAGGCTGACAGGGACCAGTATGAGCTTCTCTGCCTGAACAACAGTCGGGCGCCAGTGGATGCGTTCAAGGAGTGCCACCTGGCCCAGGTCCCTTCTCATGCTGTCGTGGCCCGAAGTGTGGATGGCAAGGAAGACTTGATCTGGAAGCTTCTCAGCAAGGCGCAG GAGAAATTTGGAAAAAACAAGTCTCGGAGCTTCCAGCTCTTTGGCTCTCCACCCGGCCAGAGGGACCTGCTGTTCAAAGACTCTGCTCTTGGGTTTTTGAGGATCCCCTCGAAGGTAGATTCGGCGCTGTACCTGGGCTCCCGCTACTTGACCACCTTGAAGAACCTCAGGGAAA CTGCGGAGGAGGTGAAGGCGCGGTACACCAGGGTCGTGTGGTGTGCCGTGGGACCCGAGGAGCAGAAGAAGTGCCAGCAGTGGAGCCAGCAGAGCGGCCAGAACGTGACCTGTGCCACGGCGTCCACCACCGACGATTGCATCGTCCTGGTGCTG aaaggggaagCAGATGCCCTGAACTTGGATGGAGGATATATCTACACTGCGGGCAAGTGTGGCCTGGTGCCTGTCCTGGCAGAGAACCGGA aATCCTCCAAACACAGTAGCCTAGATTGTGTGCTGAGACCAACGGAAG GGTACCTTGCCGTGGCAGTTGTCAAGAAAGCAAATGAGGGGCTCACATGGAATTCTCTGAAAGACAAGAAGTCGTGCCACACCGCCGTGGACAGGACTGCAGGCTGGAACATCCCCATGGGCCTGATCGTCAACCAGACAGGCTCCTGCGCATTTG atgaattctttagtCAGAGCTGTGCCCCTGGGGCTGACCCGAAATCCAGACTCTGTGCCTTGTGTGCTGGCGATGACCAGGGCCTGGACAAGTGTGTGCCCAACACTAAGGAGAAGTACTATGGCTATAACGGGGCTTTCAG GTGCCTGGCTGAGGACGTTGGGGACGTTGCCTTTGTGAAAAACGACACAGTCTGGGAGAACACGAATG gAGAGAGCACTGCAGACTGGGCTAAGAACTTGAATCGTGAGGACTTCAGGTTGCTCTGCCTCGATGGCTCCAGGAAGCCTGTGACGGAGGCTCAGAGCTGCCACCTGGCGGTGGCCCCGAATCACGCTGTGGTGTCTCGGAGCGATAGGGCCGCACACGTGGAACAGGTGCTGCTCCGCCAGCAG GCTCTGtttgggaaaaatggaaaaaactgCCCGGACAAGTTTTGTTTGTTCAAATCTGAAACCAAAAACCTTCTGTTCAATGACAACACTGAGTGTCTGGCCAAACTTGGAGGCAGACCAACGTATGAAGAATATTTGGGGACAGAGTATGTCACGGCCATTGCCAAcctgaaaaaatgctcaacctcCC CGCTTCTGGAAGCCTGCGCCTTCCTGACGAGGTAA
- the LTF gene encoding lactotransferrin isoform X2, whose translation MKKLGAPSITCVRRAFALECIRAIAEKKADAVTLDGGMVFEAGRDPYKLRPVAAEIYGTKESPQTHYYAVAVVKKGSNFQLDQLQGRKSCHTGLGRSAGWVIPMGILRPYLSWTESLEPLQGAVAKFFSASCVPCIDRQAYPNLCQLCKGEGENQCACSSREPYFGYSGAFKCLQDGAGDVAFVKETTVFENLPEKADRDQYELLCLNNSRAPVDAFKECHLAQVPSHAVVARSVDGKEDLIWKLLSKAQEKFGKNKSRSFQLFGSPPGQRDLLFKDSALGFLRIPSKVDSALYLGSRYLTTLKNLRETAEEVKARYTRVVWCAVGPEEQKKCQQWSQQSGQNVTCATASTTDDCIVLVLKGEADALNLDGGYIYTAGKCGLVPVLAENRKSSKHSSLDCVLRPTEGYLAVAVVKKANEGLTWNSLKDKKSCHTAVDRTAGWNIPMGLIVNQTGSCAFDEFFSQSCAPGADPKSRLCALCAGDDQGLDKCVPNTKEKYYGYNGAFRCLAEDVGDVAFVKNDTVWENTNGESTADWAKNLNREDFRLLCLDGSRKPVTEAQSCHLAVAPNHAVVSRSDRAAHVEQVLLRQQALFGKNGKNCPDKFCLFKSETKNLLFNDNTECLAKLGGRPTYEEYLGTEYVTAIANLKKCSTSPLLEACAFLTR comes from the exons ATGAAGAAGCTGGGTGCTCCCTCTATCACCTGTGTGAGGAGGGCCTTTGCCTTGGAATGTATCCGGGCCATCGCG GAGAAAAAGGCGGATGCTGTGACCCTGGATGGTGGCATGGTGTTTGAGGCGGGCCGGGACCCCTACAAACTGCGGCCAGTAGCAGCAGAGATCTATGGGACGAAAGAGT CTCCCCAAACCCACTATTATGCTGTGGCCGTCGTGAAGAAGGGCAGCAACTTTCAGCTGGACCAGCTGCAAGGCCGGAAGTCCTGCCATACGGGCCTTGGCAGGTCCGCTGGGTGGGTCATCCCTATGGGAATCCTTCGCCCGTACTTGAGCTGGACAGAGTCACTCGAGCCCCTCCAGGGAG CTGTGGCTAAATTCTTCTCTGCcagctgtgttccctgcattgataGACAAGCATACCCCAACCTGTGTCAACTGtgcaagggggagggggagaaccAGTGTGCCTGCTCCTCCCGGGAACCATACTTCGGTTATTCTGGTGCCTTCAA GTGTCTGCAGGACGGGGCTGGAGACGTGGCTTTTGTTAAAGAGACGACAGTGTTTG agAACTTGCCAGAGAAGGCTGACAGGGACCAGTATGAGCTTCTCTGCCTGAACAACAGTCGGGCGCCAGTGGATGCGTTCAAGGAGTGCCACCTGGCCCAGGTCCCTTCTCATGCTGTCGTGGCCCGAAGTGTGGATGGCAAGGAAGACTTGATCTGGAAGCTTCTCAGCAAGGCGCAG GAGAAATTTGGAAAAAACAAGTCTCGGAGCTTCCAGCTCTTTGGCTCTCCACCCGGCCAGAGGGACCTGCTGTTCAAAGACTCTGCTCTTGGGTTTTTGAGGATCCCCTCGAAGGTAGATTCGGCGCTGTACCTGGGCTCCCGCTACTTGACCACCTTGAAGAACCTCAGGGAAA CTGCGGAGGAGGTGAAGGCGCGGTACACCAGGGTCGTGTGGTGTGCCGTGGGACCCGAGGAGCAGAAGAAGTGCCAGCAGTGGAGCCAGCAGAGCGGCCAGAACGTGACCTGTGCCACGGCGTCCACCACCGACGATTGCATCGTCCTGGTGCTG aaaggggaagCAGATGCCCTGAACTTGGATGGAGGATATATCTACACTGCGGGCAAGTGTGGCCTGGTGCCTGTCCTGGCAGAGAACCGGA aATCCTCCAAACACAGTAGCCTAGATTGTGTGCTGAGACCAACGGAAG GGTACCTTGCCGTGGCAGTTGTCAAGAAAGCAAATGAGGGGCTCACATGGAATTCTCTGAAAGACAAGAAGTCGTGCCACACCGCCGTGGACAGGACTGCAGGCTGGAACATCCCCATGGGCCTGATCGTCAACCAGACAGGCTCCTGCGCATTTG atgaattctttagtCAGAGCTGTGCCCCTGGGGCTGACCCGAAATCCAGACTCTGTGCCTTGTGTGCTGGCGATGACCAGGGCCTGGACAAGTGTGTGCCCAACACTAAGGAGAAGTACTATGGCTATAACGGGGCTTTCAG GTGCCTGGCTGAGGACGTTGGGGACGTTGCCTTTGTGAAAAACGACACAGTCTGGGAGAACACGAATG gAGAGAGCACTGCAGACTGGGCTAAGAACTTGAATCGTGAGGACTTCAGGTTGCTCTGCCTCGATGGCTCCAGGAAGCCTGTGACGGAGGCTCAGAGCTGCCACCTGGCGGTGGCCCCGAATCACGCTGTGGTGTCTCGGAGCGATAGGGCCGCACACGTGGAACAGGTGCTGCTCCGCCAGCAG GCTCTGtttgggaaaaatggaaaaaactgCCCGGACAAGTTTTGTTTGTTCAAATCTGAAACCAAAAACCTTCTGTTCAATGACAACACTGAGTGTCTGGCCAAACTTGGAGGCAGACCAACGTATGAAGAATATTTGGGGACAGAGTATGTCACGGCCATTGCCAAcctgaaaaaatgctcaacctcCC CGCTTCTGGAAGCCTGCGCCTTCCTGACGAGGTAA